The following are from one region of the Aspergillus chevalieri M1 DNA, chromosome 1, nearly complete sequence genome:
- the CAP10_1 gene encoding putative capsule-associated protein CAP1 (COG:G;~EggNog:ENOG410PHAQ;~InterPro:IPR006598;~PFAM:PF05686;~SECRETED:SignalP(1-19)), with product MRLQRVAILLGVFIVACFSLNFLREQKPKTPPVPSRPQATPPTPLKPIEYYHQAAQQSSYPPEKTHPVARLIQNADQQFDQTRSRQSQTLQDAVREYQRRYNMHPPPHFDKWFEFAQAKGVKMIDEYDTIYHSLLPFWGLEPRTIRARAREALGFDNQMLGILIRGGKVTMADGGGDGYKWQREATIGMMKGFIQYLPDMDLVFNLHDEPRVVLPSDDLQRLVNSARDHAIPESFGNRSPVNSWSPRPTDVNKGDRIDEVRTTRFNRFAHQPTWTHSRISCPANSPARSLEENPVDNTTAYAYGELGFIYNTTAASDICNTPSLRYTYGFFDRPNAFDIVHDLFPVFSQSKISSFQDIVYPSPWYWADKVPYEGRKDYEWDSKLGKLYWRGSTTGGFSRAGGWRRQHRQLFVSNANALDTTKALSRDENGAWVSKEVSRRDYRDLFDVKFTFIGQCDPEDCAAQGQYFDVAKHAGQQDAWGYKYLVDIDGNAFSGRYYAFLQSNSLVAKIAIFREWHDEWLKPWVHYVPLGLRGDDYVETMRFFTAEEEGRSMAPRIAQQGQQWAKEVLRNEDFEVWFFRLLLEYGRLIDDNRDKLGFVL from the exons ATGCGGCTCCAACGAGTAGCGATCCTGCTGGGAGTCTTCATTGTCGCCTGTTTCTCCCTCAATTTCCTCCGTGAACAAAAACCCAAAACACCTCCGGTCCCGAGTCGCCCTCAAGCCACACCCCCTACGCCACTGAAACCAATCGAATACTACCACCAAGCAGCTCAACAGAGCTCCTACCCTCCCGAAAAAACACACCCTGTCGCTCGACTGATCCAAAATGCAGACCAGCAGTTCGACCAGACGCGATCGCGCCAGTCCCAGACGTTGCAGGATGCCGTGCGGGAATACCAGCGTCGCTACAACATGCACCCTCCGCCGCATTTCGACAAGTGGTTCGAGTTTGCCCAGGCTAAAGGGGTGAAGATGATTGATGAATACGATACGATTTACCATTCGCTCTTGCCGTTCTGGGGGCTGGAGCCGCGAACCATTCGAGCGCGCGCGAGGGAGGCTCTCGGGTTTGATAACCAGATGCTGGGGATTCTTATTCGCGGGGGTAAGGTTACTATGGCAGATGGCGGTGGTGATGGGTATAAGTGGCAGCGGGAGGCTACAATTGGCATGATGAAGGGATTCATTCAGTATCTGCCTGATATGGATCTTGTCTTCAACCTCCACGACGAGCCCCGTGTCGTTTTGCCTAGTGATGACCTCCAGCGGTTGGTCAACTCCGCCAGGGACCATGCGATTCCTGAGTCGTTTGGGAACCGGTCTCCGGTGAATTCGTGGTCACCTAGACCGACGGATGTGAACAAGGGTGATCGCATTGACGAGGTCCGCACGACGCGGTTCAATCGGTTTGCGCATCAGCCGACGTGGACGCATTCGAGAATCTCCTGCCCCGCGAATAGTCCTGCGCGTTCGCTCGAAGAAAACCCCGTTGATAATACCACTGCCTACGCCTACGGGGAGCTTGGATTTATTTACAATACCACCGCGGCCTCGGATATCTGCAATACGCCGTCGCTCCGCTACACCTATGGCTTCTTCGATCGTCCCAATGCCTTTGATATTGTTCATGACCTGTTCCCGGTATTCTCGCAGAGTAAGATTTCCAGTTTCCAGGACATTGTTTATCCCAGTCCCTGGTATTGGGCGGACAAGGTTCCGTACGAAGGAAGGAAAGATTATGAGTGGGATTCAAAGCTGGGCAAACTGTACTGGAGAGGTTCAACGACCGGTGGATTCTCGCGTGCCGGTGGTTGGCGACGACAGCATCGCCAGCTTTTTGTCAGCAACGCCAATGCCCTCGATACTACCAAGGCCCTGTCCCGGGACGAGAACGGTGCCTGGGTGTCGAAGGAAGTTAGCCGCCGCGACTATCGTGATCTATTTGACGTTAAGTTTACGTTCATCGGACAATGCGATCCCGAAGACTGCGCTGCACAAGGGCAATACTTTGACGTGGCCAAACATGCCGGTCAGCAGGATGCCTGGGGATACAAGTACCTAGTTGACATTGATGGAAACGCATTCAGTGGTCGATACTACGCGTTCTTGCAGAGTAACAGCTTGGTCGCCAAGATTGCTATCTTCCGCGAATGGCACGACGAATGGCTCAAGCCGTGGGTGCATTACGTGCCGTTGGGTTTGCGCGGCGACGATTATGTCGAGACGATGCGGTTTTTCACAGCCGAAGAGGAAGGCCGGAGTATGGCTCCTCGCATTGCGCAGCAGGGTCAACAGTGGGCAAAGGAGGTGTTACGAAACGAGGACTTTGAAGTCTGGTTTTTCCGGTTATTGCTAGA GTATGGGAGGTTAATCGACGACAATCGCGACAAACTGGGATTTGTCCTTTGA
- a CDS encoding alpha/beta fold hydrolase (COG:I;~EggNog:ENOG410PVA6;~InterPro:IPR000073,IPR029058;~MEROPS:MER0031617;~PFAM:PF12697;~TransMembrane:2 (o12-31i255-278o)), with protein MSSALNTIASRLVSAASFGYGLFTMFLYGLLAMRKGYFFKGPSEKENLELHLARDRLWNLSKEWNHFTHQFLTLSNGFRFHYLGNEAAPETSKPATKPLIIFIHGFPDSWAVWRHVISSQSLQEAATVVAVDLPGYGGSDQLEKYTATEVLDNLANFVVGVRARYGIDGEDIGVGVQKTVIVGHDWGCALSMRLASEAPVLADRFVLSNGPLIGLAFSNARRLMNSSIKMFKTSIYSPIRSRSTLLKAIKTLKPVLLQTLLSGYIFVMQLPMVFVQYLGTGRNYCFLRLIHRGSYGKDNKTFTPQDAAECMASTMGPSQAECNTKTSTGEEYPATVKNERALSNFHHMASYYRDGAVTRRWHKSVETVANLHIISQGNELRRASSGAGMFDESPAGVLKASSTIIWGKNDQALEPHLCLGGISDYMVAGSQVIELPRSGHFTPIERESRVVLERVAEWAVNGEREDVGKVVEGCYEKAVVTVRK; from the exons ATGAGCAGTGCCCTCAACACCATAGCCAGCCGACTCGTTTCGGCCGCGTCTTTTGGCTATGGACTCTTCACGATGTTTCTGTATGGTTTGCTAGCGATGCGAAAGGGATATTTCTTCAAAGGACCATCGGAAAAGGAGAATTTGGAGCTGCACTTGG CTCGCGACCGTCTCTGGAATCTGTCGAAAGAATGGAATCATTTTACGCACCAATTCCTAACTCTGTCCAATGGTTTCCGATTTCATTATCTCGGCAACGAGGCCGCGCCTGAAACGTCAAAGCCTGCCACAAAGCCGCTAATAATCTTCATACATGGTTTCCCTGATAGCTGGGCTGTCTGGCGACATGTTATTAGCTCCCAATCGCTCCAGGAAGCTGCTACCGTGGTCGCCGTCGACCTACCGGGATACGGCGGGAGCGACCAGTTGGAGAAATACACCGCGACAGAGGTCCTGGATAACCTGGCGAATTTTGTTGTCGGGGTACGAGCGAGGTATGGAATTGATGGGGAGGATATCGGGGTTGGTGTGCAGAAAACGGTGATTGTGGGACATGACTGGGGGTGTGCGTTGAGTATGCGGTTAGCGAGTGAGGCGCCGGTGTTGGCGGATCGGTTTGTTTTGAGTAATGGGCCGTTG ATTGGTCTGGCGTTCTCTAATGCCCGCCGTCTGATGAATTCGTCGATCAAGATGTTCAAGACATCCATCTACTCACCCATCCGCTCGCGCTCTACGCTGCTAAAAGCCATCAAAACCCTAAAACCAGTCCTTCTCCAAACTCTCCTCTCAGGCTACATCTTCGTCATGCAACTCCCCATGGTCTTCGTCCAATACCTCGGCACAGGCCGCAACTACTGCTTCCTCCGCCTGATCCACAGAGGCTCCTATGGCAAAGACAACAAAACCTTCACACCCCAAGACGCCGCAGAATGCATGGCCAGCACCATGGGCCCCTCACAAGCAGAATGCAACACTAAGACCAGTACCGGCGAGGAATACCCGGCAACCGTGAAAAACGAACGCGCCCTCAGTAACTTCCATCACATGGCGAGCTACTACCGCGACGGAGCTGTAACCCGCCGGTGGCACAAGTCCGTCGAAACAGTCGCAAACCTCCACATCATTTCCCAGGGCAACGAGCTCCGACGCGCGAGTAGCGGAGCGGGAATGTTCGACGAGAGCCCCGCTGGCGTGCTCAAGGCTTCGTCAACGATTATCTGGGGTAAGAATGATCAAGCGCTGGAACCGCATTTGTGTCTTGGTGGTATATCAGATTATATGGTTGCGGGGAGTCAGGTTATTGAGTTGCCGCGGTCGGGACATTTCACGCCGATTGAAAGGGAGAGTCGGGTTGTGCTGGAGAGGGTTGCGGAGTGGGCTGTTAATGGGGAGAGGGAGGATGTTGGGAAGGTTGTTGAGGGGTGTTATGAGAAGGCTGTTGTTACTGTGAGGAAGTAA